A window from Leifsonia shinshuensis encodes these proteins:
- a CDS encoding carbohydrate ABC transporter permease: MVALARLGRGVRAALVWALLVALAVVVLYPLLWMVTNALKTNAELFGNPFALPSQWLWQNFGKAWNQGVGDFVLTSVSLTVLATLITELISAWAAYGLTRVNIPLNRTFTIVVLAGLMLAPTVALIPLVKLFQAWGLYDTFFGLLILYTAFRIPFTVFLMRAYMLDLPREVDEAASIDGASRAATFWRIILPMSMPIVATTIVLNVLQNWNEYLFAMIFTSGTGVQTLPVGLADMMSKNGTQYPVVFAGMVMAALPMVILFFVCQRYFVRGLAGGVGK; the protein is encoded by the coding sequence ATGGTAGCCCTCGCCCGTCTCGGCCGCGGCGTCCGCGCCGCCCTCGTCTGGGCGCTGCTCGTCGCGCTCGCCGTCGTCGTCCTCTACCCGCTGCTGTGGATGGTGACCAACGCGCTGAAGACGAACGCCGAGCTCTTCGGCAACCCGTTCGCCCTGCCGAGCCAGTGGCTCTGGCAGAACTTCGGCAAGGCCTGGAACCAGGGCGTCGGCGACTTCGTCCTGACCAGCGTCTCGCTGACGGTGCTGGCGACGCTGATCACCGAGCTGATCAGCGCCTGGGCGGCCTACGGCCTCACCCGCGTGAACATTCCGCTGAACCGCACCTTCACTATCGTCGTGCTCGCCGGCCTGATGCTCGCTCCGACCGTCGCGCTGATCCCCCTGGTGAAGCTGTTCCAGGCGTGGGGTCTCTACGACACGTTCTTCGGCCTGCTGATCCTCTACACGGCGTTCCGCATCCCGTTCACCGTGTTCCTGATGCGGGCGTACATGCTCGACCTGCCACGCGAGGTGGATGAGGCGGCCTCGATCGACGGCGCCTCGCGTGCGGCGACGTTCTGGCGGATCATCCTGCCGATGAGCATGCCGATCGTGGCGACGACGATCGTCCTCAACGTGCTGCAGAACTGGAACGAGTACCTGTTCGCGATGATCTTCACCAGCGGCACCGGCGTGCAGACGCTGCCGGTCGGACTCGCCGACATGATGTCGAAGAACGGCACGCAGTATCCGGTGGTCTTCGCCGGGATGGTGATGGCCGCACTGCCGATGGTGATCCTGTTCTTCGTGTGCCAGCGCTACTTCGTGCGCGGTCTCGCCGGCGGCGTTGGCAAGTAG
- a CDS encoding alpha/beta hydrolase, with protein sequence MSADRDPLPTPAAVVTVDTGGDAGRSAGAGPVFVLVHGIGVSSRYFERLVPALAEEGRVIAVDLPGFGKARPLRPRLGFSIEEFADAVARALDGLGVSEAVIVGHSMGTQVAVCLADRRPDLVRALALLGPVMAPDDRNPLRAGALLGLDTLREDARGNRIVIGDYLHCGVRWYLATLPAMLGYETEREIERVSVPTLVVRGGRDPIARDGWVDALAERSGGGAARVPGVAHLVMHGAPWRTAELIASLVAAPGSDASQQADAAPGRDAMPEPDATR encoded by the coding sequence GTGAGCGCCGACCGAGACCCCCTGCCGACACCCGCAGCCGTGGTCACGGTGGACACCGGTGGCGACGCCGGTCGTAGTGCCGGCGCGGGCCCCGTCTTCGTGCTGGTCCACGGCATCGGCGTGAGCTCCCGGTACTTCGAGCGGCTGGTGCCGGCGCTCGCCGAGGAGGGACGCGTGATCGCGGTCGACCTGCCGGGCTTCGGCAAGGCGCGCCCGCTGCGCCCGAGGCTCGGGTTCTCCATCGAGGAGTTCGCGGACGCCGTCGCCCGGGCGCTCGACGGCCTCGGCGTGTCCGAAGCGGTGATCGTCGGGCACTCGATGGGAACGCAGGTCGCCGTCTGCCTGGCCGACCGGCGCCCCGACCTCGTCCGCGCCCTCGCCCTGCTCGGACCCGTGATGGCGCCCGACGACCGCAATCCGCTCCGCGCCGGTGCGCTGCTCGGCCTCGACACGCTCCGTGAGGACGCGCGCGGCAACCGCATCGTCATCGGCGACTACCTGCACTGCGGCGTCCGCTGGTACCTGGCGACGCTCCCCGCCATGCTCGGCTACGAGACGGAACGGGAGATCGAGCGGGTGAGCGTCCCCACCCTCGTGGTGCGCGGTGGACGCGACCCGATCGCCCGCGACGGCTGGGTGGATGCGCTCGCCGAGCGCTCCGGGGGCGGGGCCGCGCGGGTGCCCGGCGTCGCGCACCTCGTGATGCACGGGGCGCCGTGGCGCACGGCAGAGCTCATCGCGAGCCTGGTCGCGGCGCCCGGAAGCGACGCCTCGCAGCAAGCGGACGCGGCGCCGGGACGAGACGCGATGCCGGAACCGGACGCGACCCGATGA
- a CDS encoding GNAT family protein — MQTDELTAVRVLEGPRVRLVPLGPEHFDSVWEGLHDAESMRLTGTRTRFTEAAVAAHLARIGAADDRADWAILDRSTGDYLGEIVLNELDEDSASMNTRIALAPGFPGRGYGTEAMTVMLDHAFAEIGLHRVGLDVYAFNPRALRSYEKAGFVVEGRQRDTLLWEGEWTDSILMSVLATDPRPTFR; from the coding sequence GTGCAGACCGACGAGCTCACCGCCGTCCGCGTCCTCGAGGGGCCGCGGGTGCGTCTCGTGCCGCTCGGCCCCGAGCACTTCGACAGCGTCTGGGAGGGACTCCACGACGCCGAGAGCATGCGGCTGACGGGCACCCGCACCCGGTTCACGGAAGCAGCGGTCGCGGCGCATCTCGCCCGCATCGGCGCAGCGGACGACCGCGCCGACTGGGCCATCCTGGATCGGTCCACCGGCGACTACCTGGGCGAGATCGTGCTGAACGAGCTCGACGAGGACAGCGCCTCCATGAACACCCGCATCGCACTGGCGCCAGGCTTCCCGGGCCGCGGGTACGGCACGGAGGCGATGACCGTGATGCTGGACCACGCGTTCGCGGAGATCGGCCTGCACCGGGTGGGGCTGGACGTCTACGCCTTCAACCCGCGCGCGCTCCGCTCCTACGAGAAGGCGGGGTTCGTGGTCGAGGGACGGCAGCGCGACACCCTGCTGTGGGAGGGCGAGTGGACGGACTCGATCCTGATGTCGGTGCTCGCGACGGACCCGCGCCCGACGTTCCGCTGA
- a CDS encoding ornithine decarboxylase, which translates to MDHDEAPVLDALADYHRLDRYGFTPPGHRQGRGADERVNAVLGGALREDVLATAGLDDRKSSNGYLSKAEELMADAVGADRAFFSTCGSSLSVKAAILAVTRGEGELIIGRDAHKSTIAGLVLSGLQPRWASPRYDEEQHIAHPPGPDEFERMWQRYPDASAAVVTSPTPYGTCADLRAIVEICHSRGKPVIVDEAWGAHLPFHDDLPTWAMDAGADICVVSVHKMGIGFEQGSVYHLQGSLVDPVRLSQCADVLATTSSNVLLYAAIDGWRRQMVQHGTELLTDALALTERTRAAIERIPGLHVLRDELLAEEASHDLDPLHVLIDVQGLGVSGYQVADWLRAEHRLDVGINDHRRVEAVISTADDEQTTKRLLDALEALPDAAESMPAPSPVSLPSKADLRPVMASLPRDAFFGPVETVPAGEAAGRIAAEQVTPYPPGIPALLPGEVINSAVVDYLRTGLAAGMVIPDAADASLETFRVARSLPHPE; encoded by the coding sequence ATGGATCACGACGAAGCCCCCGTGCTGGACGCCCTCGCCGACTACCACCGCCTGGATCGCTACGGCTTCACGCCGCCCGGCCACCGCCAGGGCCGCGGCGCTGACGAGCGGGTGAACGCGGTCCTCGGCGGAGCGCTCCGGGAGGACGTGCTCGCGACCGCGGGGCTCGACGACCGGAAGTCCTCCAACGGCTACCTCTCGAAGGCCGAGGAGCTGATGGCCGACGCGGTCGGGGCCGATCGTGCGTTCTTCTCCACGTGCGGCAGCTCGCTGTCGGTGAAGGCGGCCATCCTCGCCGTCACCCGCGGCGAGGGCGAGCTGATCATCGGACGTGACGCCCACAAGTCGACCATCGCCGGCCTCGTCCTCTCCGGCCTCCAGCCGCGGTGGGCGTCGCCCCGCTACGACGAGGAGCAGCACATCGCGCATCCACCCGGACCCGACGAGTTCGAGCGGATGTGGCAGCGCTACCCCGACGCGTCGGCCGCCGTCGTCACCAGCCCGACGCCCTACGGCACCTGCGCGGACCTCCGCGCGATCGTGGAGATCTGCCACTCCCGCGGCAAACCGGTGATCGTCGACGAGGCGTGGGGCGCGCACCTGCCGTTCCACGACGACCTGCCGACGTGGGCGATGGATGCGGGCGCCGACATCTGCGTCGTCAGCGTGCACAAGATGGGCATCGGCTTCGAGCAGGGTTCGGTCTACCACCTGCAGGGATCGCTGGTCGACCCGGTCCGGCTGTCGCAGTGCGCCGACGTTCTCGCCACGACGAGTTCGAATGTGCTGCTCTACGCGGCGATCGACGGCTGGCGCCGCCAGATGGTGCAGCACGGCACCGAACTGCTGACGGACGCGCTGGCGCTGACCGAGCGGACTCGCGCGGCGATCGAGCGCATCCCGGGGCTGCACGTGCTGCGGGATGAGCTGCTCGCCGAGGAGGCGTCGCACGACCTCGACCCGCTGCACGTCCTGATCGACGTGCAGGGGCTCGGCGTCTCGGGCTACCAGGTGGCGGACTGGCTGCGCGCCGAGCACCGGCTGGATGTGGGCATCAACGACCACCGGCGCGTGGAGGCGGTGATCTCGACCGCCGACGACGAGCAGACGACGAAGCGGCTCCTGGACGCGCTCGAGGCCCTGCCTGACGCTGCGGAGTCGATGCCCGCACCGAGCCCGGTATCGCTGCCGTCGAAGGCCGACCTCCGGCCGGTCATGGCGTCCCTGCCCCGCGACGCCTTCTTCGGCCCGGTCGAGACCGTGCCTGCCGGCGAGGCCGCCGGTCGCATCGCCGCCGAGCAGGTGACGCCCTACCCGCCGGGCATCCCGGCGCTGCTGCCCGGCGAGGTGATCAACAGCGCGGTCGTGGACTACCTGCGCACCGGGCTGGCGGCGGGAATGGTCATCCCGGATGCGGCGGACGCGAGCCTCGAGACCTTCCGAGTGGCCCGGAGCCTGCCGCATCCGGAGTGA
- a CDS encoding META domain-containing protein: MLQHHRITTARTAAVLAATVLLLAGCAGTPSGAAVVGRWGSTSSGQPNLDIQNDGTFAGSDGCNQLSGQGQIDGDEITFGAIASTMKHCEGVDTWLSKAATGNVKGDTMTVLDTGGSTIGTLKRSGS; the protein is encoded by the coding sequence ATGCTCCAGCACCACCGCATCACCACAGCCCGCACCGCGGCCGTCCTCGCCGCCACAGTCCTTCTACTCGCCGGATGCGCGGGCACCCCGAGCGGCGCCGCGGTCGTCGGCCGCTGGGGCTCGACGTCGTCCGGTCAGCCCAACCTCGACATCCAGAACGACGGCACGTTCGCCGGGAGCGACGGATGCAACCAGCTGAGCGGACAGGGTCAGATCGACGGCGACGAGATCACCTTCGGCGCGATCGCCTCCACGATGAAGCACTGCGAGGGCGTCGACACCTGGCTGAGCAAGGCCGCGACCGGCAACGTGAAGGGCGACACCATGACCGTCCTCGACACCGGCGGCAGCACCATCGGCACCCTCAAGCGCTCCGGATCCTGA
- a CDS encoding helix-turn-helix transcriptional regulator, whose amino-acid sequence MADFTRLHSRTSEPAEADALLAAAGGRFAFASEPDGGFSFAVDQAVDPSFSIGQFSIGGEWEASGDFDDIVIVNVTRGSYLWDIDGKRGVAPGSPFLIRPGHDFTCFAEDADIVDIFLPPAMLQDVARTTYGDEDLTVVFDGPETTSPRHAAYMMTAATVAAEYVQSGTFRHPLVRASLFHTLSMAALQCFPLNGDPRERPLSPAGQRETYRAAVRFIEDHASLPITVTDIAGAVGATIAQLNSSFRSHGGTGARAHLQTVRLSAARTDLLVSDPVTTDLTDLAARWGFPDADRFTRRYREQYGEAPAATLAR is encoded by the coding sequence ATGGCTGACTTCACCCGGCTGCACAGCCGGACGTCGGAGCCGGCGGAGGCCGATGCACTTCTCGCCGCCGCGGGCGGCCGGTTCGCGTTCGCCTCGGAGCCCGACGGCGGCTTCTCGTTCGCGGTCGATCAGGCGGTCGACCCGTCGTTCTCGATCGGCCAGTTCAGCATCGGCGGCGAGTGGGAGGCGTCCGGCGACTTCGACGACATCGTCATCGTCAATGTGACGCGCGGCAGCTACCTGTGGGACATCGACGGGAAGCGGGGCGTCGCACCCGGTTCGCCGTTCCTCATCCGGCCCGGGCACGACTTCACCTGCTTCGCCGAGGATGCCGACATCGTCGACATCTTCCTCCCGCCGGCGATGCTGCAGGATGTGGCGCGCACCACGTACGGGGACGAGGACCTGACCGTGGTGTTCGACGGTCCGGAGACGACCAGTCCGCGCCACGCCGCCTACATGATGACCGCCGCGACGGTGGCCGCCGAGTACGTGCAGTCGGGCACGTTCCGCCACCCGCTGGTGCGCGCGAGCCTGTTCCACACCCTCTCGATGGCGGCGCTGCAATGCTTCCCGCTCAACGGCGACCCACGGGAGCGGCCGTTGAGCCCCGCCGGTCAGCGCGAGACGTACCGCGCCGCGGTCCGCTTCATCGAGGACCACGCGTCGCTCCCGATCACGGTGACGGACATCGCGGGCGCGGTCGGCGCGACGATCGCCCAGCTGAACTCCTCGTTCCGCTCGCACGGCGGCACCGGCGCGCGTGCCCACCTGCAGACGGTCCGGCTGTCGGCCGCACGGACCGACCTCCTGGTCTCCGACCCCGTGACCACCGATCTGACCGACCTGGCCGCGCGGTGGGGGTTCCCCGACGCGGACCGGTTCACGCGCCGCTACCGTGAGCAGTACGGAGAGGCGCCCGCGGCGACTCTCGCGCGCTGA
- a CDS encoding MFS transporter, translated as MDVRRPFALLWISQALSQFGTSVSSLAYPLLILELTGSAAQAGLVGAVVAVAGLVTRLPAGSLADRRPPRPLMLAADAARAILLAVLAVSVSAGLAGIGPVLVVVGLEVCAGAVFGPAEFRLLRAISAPEERAIAVGRMQSRSQLAGLLGPLAGGVLFGIAPWLPFAVDALSYAASFALVAALPRAASSVDSGAGAVPGRERKSAWRWLRRDGFLLPAALWVAALTATFSAVGLIVIVVAQDRGAGSAAIGLMSSISAAGGLAGALLTPAIQRRLRPGAVFRLAALVDTAATVALLPLQSPVLIGVAGAVAFFSAPVVAASLFGEVSVRVPDALVGRAQSSMVLVVGLLAPVTPVLAGLVLDRSGSTGGIIACATVFAVLTVVSLVLPAFRRAAADAR; from the coding sequence ATGGATGTGCGGCGCCCCTTCGCCCTGTTGTGGATCTCGCAGGCGCTCTCGCAGTTCGGGACGAGCGTCTCGTCGCTGGCGTACCCGCTCCTCATCCTGGAGCTGACGGGATCGGCGGCGCAGGCCGGTCTCGTCGGCGCGGTGGTCGCCGTCGCGGGACTGGTGACACGCCTCCCCGCGGGGTCGCTGGCCGACCGGCGGCCGCCGCGCCCGCTCATGCTCGCTGCCGACGCCGCCCGGGCGATCCTCCTCGCCGTGCTCGCCGTGTCCGTCTCCGCCGGGCTGGCGGGTATCGGGCCCGTGCTGGTCGTCGTCGGCCTCGAGGTCTGCGCCGGAGCGGTGTTCGGGCCGGCCGAGTTCCGTCTGCTCCGCGCGATCAGCGCACCGGAGGAACGGGCCATCGCGGTCGGGCGGATGCAGTCCCGCTCCCAGCTGGCCGGGCTCCTCGGACCACTGGCGGGAGGGGTGCTCTTCGGGATCGCGCCCTGGCTGCCGTTCGCCGTCGACGCGCTGAGCTACGCCGCCTCGTTCGCCCTGGTCGCGGCCCTGCCGAGGGCGGCGTCCTCGGTGGACTCCGGTGCGGGCGCCGTCCCGGGCCGAGAACGGAAGTCCGCCTGGCGCTGGCTGCGTCGCGACGGCTTCCTCCTCCCGGCCGCCCTGTGGGTCGCCGCGCTGACTGCGACCTTCTCGGCGGTCGGCCTCATCGTGATCGTCGTCGCCCAGGACCGCGGGGCGGGCAGCGCAGCCATCGGTCTGATGTCGAGCATCAGCGCCGCCGGAGGCCTGGCGGGCGCGCTGCTCACCCCGGCCATCCAGCGGCGGCTCCGGCCGGGCGCCGTCTTCCGCCTCGCCGCGCTCGTCGACACCGCCGCCACCGTCGCCCTGCTGCCCCTGCAGTCGCCGGTGCTGATCGGGGTCGCGGGGGCGGTCGCCTTCTTCTCCGCGCCCGTTGTCGCGGCGTCGCTGTTCGGGGAGGTGTCCGTGCGCGTCCCTGACGCGCTCGTCGGGCGTGCGCAGTCGAGCATGGTGCTGGTGGTCGGGCTGCTGGCGCCGGTGACGCCGGTGCTCGCGGGGCTCGTGCTCGACCGCTCCGGCTCGACCGGCGGCATCATCGCCTGCGCGACGGTCTTCGCCGTGCTCACGGTGGTGTCGCTCGTCCTCCCCGCGTTCCGGCGTGCAGCGGCGGACGCGCGCTGA
- a CDS encoding manganese catalase family protein yields the protein MFFHRQEMQHTGKPDKPDAVYARKLQEVLGGQYGEITVAMQYGFQAWNAHIPGKYRDLLYGIGAEEFGHVEMLAVMIAQLLEKSPLGITEDAVQDDPVVAAVVGGTDVQHAIVAGAGARPVDSNGNPWQGSFITASGNLLADFTANANAEMQGRLQVARLYHMTDDAGVRDLLSFLLARDTMHQNQWIAAAAELREEGTEDLPVPSNFPLSKEDRDVAYEYINFSDGAAAAEGRWASGPTPDGKGEFTYLDGPQATVPMPPPTHPDSRFYGTTELPNTVEKVAGAVQDKLNKE from the coding sequence ATGTTCTTCCACCGTCAGGAGATGCAGCACACCGGGAAGCCGGACAAGCCGGACGCGGTCTACGCACGCAAACTGCAGGAGGTGCTCGGCGGCCAGTACGGCGAGATCACCGTGGCGATGCAGTACGGCTTCCAGGCCTGGAACGCCCACATCCCGGGCAAGTACCGCGACCTGCTGTACGGGATCGGGGCCGAGGAGTTCGGTCACGTCGAGATGCTGGCGGTCATGATCGCCCAGCTGCTGGAGAAGTCCCCGCTCGGGATCACGGAGGACGCCGTCCAGGACGACCCGGTCGTCGCCGCCGTCGTGGGCGGGACCGATGTGCAGCACGCCATCGTCGCAGGCGCGGGAGCGCGCCCGGTCGACAGCAACGGGAACCCCTGGCAGGGCAGCTTCATCACCGCCAGCGGCAACCTGCTCGCCGACTTCACCGCCAACGCGAACGCGGAGATGCAGGGCCGTCTCCAGGTCGCCCGGCTCTACCACATGACCGACGACGCAGGGGTGCGGGACCTCCTCTCGTTCCTCCTCGCCCGGGACACGATGCACCAGAACCAGTGGATCGCCGCCGCCGCCGAGCTTCGCGAGGAGGGCACCGAGGACCTGCCGGTCCCGAGCAACTTCCCGCTCAGCAAGGAGGACCGCGACGTGGCGTACGAGTACATCAACTTCTCGGACGGCGCGGCGGCCGCCGAGGGACGCTGGGCGAGCGGTCCGACGCCCGACGGCAAGGGGGAGTTCACCTACCTCGACGGGCCGCAAGCTACGGTGCCGATGCCGCCGCCCACGCACCCGGACTCCCGCTTCTACGGGACGACGGAGCTGCCCAACACCGTCGAGAAGGTCGCCGGCGCCGTCCAGGACAAGCTCAACAAGGAGTGA
- a CDS encoding alpha/beta hydrolase, with protein MKRTLLRRAGVVVLDYLYAGRYQLRALLDRSTPDALVAGAGHKAPVVLLPGIFETWRFLRPLTQHIHAAGHPVHVVTALEDNRMSVPEAAALVNRHLEQHDLSDVVIVAHSKGGLVAKYLMGMPDSGPRILTAVTVATPYAGSSLARFIPLPSVRALMPDTAGIVRLALSRAVNAQIVSVWGWFDPHVPGGSRLDGARNIELDVGGHFRILARPELLAIVDEVLGDRPPSDRPPADRPPADQPPADLHAEDLPAEDLPPAE; from the coding sequence ATGAAACGCACCCTGCTGCGGCGCGCCGGCGTGGTGGTGCTCGACTACCTCTACGCCGGCCGCTACCAGCTGCGTGCCCTGCTCGACCGCAGCACGCCCGACGCGCTCGTCGCGGGCGCGGGGCACAAGGCCCCGGTGGTCCTGCTGCCCGGGATCTTCGAGACCTGGCGTTTCCTGCGCCCACTGACCCAGCACATCCACGCCGCCGGGCACCCGGTGCACGTCGTCACCGCGCTCGAGGACAACCGCATGTCCGTGCCCGAGGCGGCGGCACTCGTGAACCGTCACCTCGAACAGCACGACCTGAGCGACGTCGTCATCGTCGCCCACAGCAAGGGCGGGCTCGTCGCCAAGTACCTGATGGGGATGCCCGACTCCGGGCCGCGCATCCTCACCGCTGTCACCGTGGCCACCCCGTACGCCGGCTCGTCGCTCGCCCGTTTCATCCCGCTGCCCAGCGTGCGGGCCCTCATGCCCGACACCGCCGGCATCGTCCGCCTCGCGCTCAGCCGCGCCGTCAACGCGCAGATCGTGTCCGTCTGGGGCTGGTTCGACCCCCACGTCCCCGGCGGAAGCCGGCTGGACGGCGCCCGCAACATCGAACTGGACGTGGGCGGCCACTTCCGCATCCTCGCCCGGCCGGAGCTCCTCGCCATCGTGGACGAGGTGCTCGGCGACCGGCCGCCCTCCGACCGGCCGCCCGCGGACAGGCCGCCCGCGGACCAGCCGCCCGCGGACCTTCACGCCGAGGACCTCCCGGCCGAGGACCTCCCGCCCGCGGAGTGA
- a CDS encoding zinc-dependent alcohol dehydrogenase, translating to MKAIVWHGVGDIRLDDVPDPTIQEPTDAIVRITTSAICGTDLHMIRGTMAGMKPGTVLGHEAVGVVEEVGDAVRGFSPGDRVIVCSTISCGVCPQCRAGNTAQCDVANPNGPAAGTSFFGGPETTGPVNGLQAQYARVPWAQHTLIPVPEAVSDEQAILLSDIFPTAWFGAELAAVKRGDTVAVFGAGIVGQLAIASAFRQGAGRVFAVDGIETRLAQALDQNAEIIDFNAEAPVDAILELTRGAGVDAVIDAVGVDAQRPKSGPAAEQTQEQEPEFQEAQQEVAPETNVQEDQWVPGDAPTLVSQWAVESVAKAGRIGIIGVYSPQLTHYPIGAAMNKNLTVRMGNCNHRAVTPPLIDLVAAGLFDPTRFITQEVGATDALEAYRSFDRREEGWLKTVLDPSA from the coding sequence ATGAAGGCGATCGTGTGGCACGGAGTCGGAGACATCCGGCTCGACGATGTACCCGACCCCACCATCCAGGAGCCGACGGATGCGATCGTCCGCATCACGACGAGCGCGATCTGCGGCACCGACCTGCACATGATCCGCGGCACGATGGCGGGCATGAAGCCGGGCACGGTGCTCGGTCACGAGGCCGTCGGCGTGGTCGAAGAGGTGGGGGATGCCGTGCGCGGCTTCTCGCCCGGCGATCGCGTGATCGTGTGCTCCACCATCTCCTGCGGGGTGTGCCCGCAGTGCCGCGCGGGCAACACGGCGCAATGCGACGTCGCCAATCCCAACGGACCGGCCGCGGGCACGTCATTCTTCGGCGGCCCGGAGACGACCGGCCCGGTGAACGGGCTTCAAGCGCAGTACGCCCGCGTGCCGTGGGCGCAGCACACGCTCATCCCGGTGCCGGAGGCGGTGAGCGACGAGCAGGCCATCCTGCTGTCGGACATCTTCCCGACCGCGTGGTTCGGTGCGGAGCTCGCCGCCGTGAAGCGCGGCGACACCGTTGCCGTCTTCGGTGCGGGCATCGTGGGTCAGCTCGCGATCGCCTCGGCGTTCCGCCAGGGCGCCGGCCGCGTGTTCGCGGTCGACGGCATTGAGACCCGCCTCGCTCAGGCGCTCGATCAGAACGCCGAGATCATCGACTTCAACGCCGAGGCGCCGGTCGACGCCATCCTCGAGCTGACGCGGGGCGCCGGTGTCGACGCGGTGATCGACGCCGTCGGCGTGGATGCGCAGCGCCCGAAGAGCGGGCCGGCGGCCGAGCAGACGCAGGAGCAGGAGCCGGAGTTCCAGGAGGCGCAGCAGGAGGTCGCGCCCGAGACGAACGTGCAGGAGGACCAGTGGGTCCCGGGGGATGCGCCGACCCTCGTCTCGCAGTGGGCCGTCGAGTCCGTCGCGAAGGCGGGGCGCATCGGCATCATCGGCGTGTACTCGCCGCAGCTCACGCACTACCCGATCGGCGCGGCGATGAACAAGAACCTCACCGTCCGCATGGGCAACTGCAACCACCGCGCCGTGACGCCACCGCTGATCGACCTGGTGGCCGCCGGGCTGTTCGATCCGACGCGCTTCATCACGCAGGAGGTCGGGGCGACGGACGCGCTGGAGGCCTACCGCAGCTTCGACCGCCGCGAGGAGGGATGGCTGAAGACCGTCCTCGACCCGTCGGCGTGA
- a CDS encoding MFS transporter — translation MRTYLELVRVPGVLRVTVSQLVARFPLGMLSLAVLLHVRQASGSYALAGLVVASVSVGEAVAMPLVSRSVGVFGIRPPVLVAAVVNATGMLLLAFGPPLPLLMVLLGAMIGCSVPPLMPVVRALYPRLVSRRAVPALFALDTSAQELIWITGPVVATLLSGTVSTRAPLILAAAVTLGGTVWFLLTPHIAGVRLPRNPTRPGTVLLTRSVRLAAATSFALIASFAALEIALIARFAGDSILAGLAIAVSSLGSLIGGVAFGHRRIGPRGLAAVLGGVAVATAAAGLVPGIPLLYAVLFLSGLGFAPSLAALYAMVSAALPEASTPEAFGWLNTAGLVGGATGTAVAGVLGDALGAPGPFVAATAASVVAALLPLAPGLRPRA, via the coding sequence GTGCGGACGTACCTGGAGCTCGTCCGCGTCCCCGGTGTCCTGCGGGTCACGGTCTCGCAGCTGGTGGCGCGCTTCCCGCTCGGGATGCTGTCGCTCGCGGTGCTGCTGCACGTGCGTCAGGCCAGCGGGTCGTACGCCCTGGCGGGTCTCGTGGTCGCCTCGGTGAGCGTCGGCGAGGCGGTGGCGATGCCGCTGGTGAGCCGCTCGGTGGGGGTGTTCGGCATCCGCCCGCCGGTTCTCGTCGCGGCGGTCGTGAACGCCACAGGGATGCTGCTGCTCGCCTTCGGGCCGCCCCTCCCGCTGCTGATGGTGCTGCTCGGCGCGATGATCGGATGCTCGGTGCCCCCGCTGATGCCGGTGGTGCGCGCGCTGTACCCGCGGCTGGTTTCGCGTCGCGCAGTGCCCGCGCTGTTCGCGCTCGACACGTCCGCGCAGGAGCTGATCTGGATCACGGGCCCGGTCGTCGCCACCCTGCTCAGCGGCACGGTGTCGACGCGAGCGCCCCTGATCCTCGCCGCGGCCGTGACCCTCGGCGGAACGGTGTGGTTCCTGCTCACCCCGCACATCGCGGGCGTGCGGCTGCCGCGCAACCCGACCCGGCCGGGAACGGTGCTGCTCACCCGGTCTGTGCGGCTCGCCGCGGCGACCAGTTTCGCGCTGATCGCGTCCTTCGCCGCGCTCGAGATCGCGTTGATCGCACGTTTCGCCGGCGACAGCATCCTCGCCGGCCTCGCGATCGCCGTGTCCAGCCTCGGCTCGCTGATCGGCGGCGTCGCGTTCGGCCACCGCCGCATCGGGCCGCGCGGGCTCGCCGCGGTGCTCGGCGGGGTGGCGGTGGCGACGGCCGCCGCGGGACTGGTGCCCGGCATCCCGCTGCTCTACGCCGTGCTGTTCCTGTCGGGGCTGGGCTTCGCCCCGTCCCTCGCCGCGCTGTACGCGATGGTGTCCGCGGCGCTGCCGGAGGCATCCACCCCGGAGGCGTTCGGCTGGCTGAACACCGCGGGTCTGGTCGGCGGCGCGACCGGGACGGCTGTGGCCGGCGTGCTGGGGGATGCGCTGGGCGCGCCCGGACCGTTCGTCGCGGCGACCGCCGCCTCCGTCGTCGCGGCGCTGCTGCCGCTTGCGCCGGGCCTGCGCCCACGCGCCTGA
- a CDS encoding ChaB family protein: MPASQELPSTLERSEKHAQALWSKAHDSAVEEYGEGERAHRTAFSALKHEYEKVGDHWERKAKNGPSDRKAAGGRGTRAKTQEGVDANASKSHLLDVAKRLDISGRTRMTKDELVDEIKKANRRETAAKRKKS; encoded by the coding sequence ATGCCCGCTTCACAGGAGCTCCCCTCGACGCTCGAACGGTCGGAGAAGCACGCTCAGGCGCTCTGGTCGAAGGCGCACGACTCGGCCGTGGAGGAGTACGGCGAGGGCGAGCGCGCCCACCGCACCGCGTTCTCCGCCCTCAAGCACGAGTACGAGAAGGTCGGCGATCACTGGGAGCGCAAAGCGAAGAACGGCCCGTCCGACCGCAAGGCGGCGGGCGGACGCGGCACGCGCGCGAAAACCCAGGAGGGCGTGGATGCGAACGCCTCGAAGTCGCACCTGCTGGACGTCGCCAAGCGTCTGGACATCTCGGGCCGCACCCGCATGACCAAGGACGAGCTGGTCGACGAGATCAAGAAGGCGAACCGCCGCGAGACGGCGGCGAAACGGAAGAAGAGCTGA